In Deinococcota bacterium, one genomic interval encodes:
- a CDS encoding RES family NAD+ phosphorylase has translation MITAWRLTRDLYQDQAMTGNGGLFAPGRWHAQGRRIVYSSSSLALATLELFVNLQNKAQLAHYVKSRIRIPESLVGALDHEALEAFTKGPERFDSRAYGDRWLRDGRSCVLEVPSRVVMEESNYLINPLHPAFAEITATTEPYRVDLRLLA, from the coding sequence TTGATCACCGCCTGGCGGCTGACGAGGGACCTCTACCAGGACCAAGCGATGACGGGAAACGGCGGGCTCTTCGCGCCGGGCCGCTGGCACGCGCAGGGGAGGCGCATCGTCTACAGCTCGAGCAGTCTGGCGCTCGCCACGCTCGAGCTCTTCGTCAACCTGCAGAACAAAGCGCAGCTCGCGCACTACGTCAAAAGCCGCATCCGGATCCCGGAGTCGCTGGTCGGGGCGCTGGACCATGAAGCGCTCGAGGCTTTCACAAAAGGTCCTGAGCGCTTCGACAGCCGCGCTTACGGGGACCGCTGGCTGAGAGACGGGCGGAGCTGCGTGCTCGAGGTTCCCAGCCGGGTAGTGATGGAGGAGTCGAACTACCTGATCAACCCCTTGCACCCGGCGTTCGCTGAGATCACGGCGACTACCGAGCCCTACCGGGTGGACCTGCGCTTGCTAGCCTGA